A region of Haliotis asinina isolate JCU_RB_2024 chromosome 7, JCU_Hal_asi_v2, whole genome shotgun sequence DNA encodes the following proteins:
- the LOC137290211 gene encoding histone-lysine N-methyltransferase, H3 lysine-79 specific-like isoform X5, protein MTQELKLHSPAGAEPAVYQWPIPGSDGRDGAHEIIDTIRWVCEDFPELKQSMDPKLIQGTDSKSYESLKRLCDIYNNNLDSALQLWKGTAHTYQLNKRPSTTLLKHILQQCYNHAVTDPEKLNQYEPFSPEVYGETSFELVDQMIRSINFTEEDSFIDLGSGVGQVVLQVASATPCKMCYGMEKAEWPAFYQGAMDREFRKWTRWYGKKYSDYKLEKGDFLCEEMKDRLNNATVIFVNNFAFGPQVDHQLKLRFSNMKEGAKIVSSKAFCPLNFRITDRNLSDIGTIMHVTELSPLCGAVSWTGKPFTYYVHTIDRTLLEKYFLRLKNPKMKENAEIRKDRRGRPITFKDKVNLVENEDQRNKKRRREHDDHNYQAAKIIDFDSASNTSNATTDDSSLYGPTTRRGWAEWVAARPKSPTSSIEQDNDELNMELREEVDKEKRKKQVKHLKNGALQKKKRRDRKGTDDVTYNDRSMTDHSSSVFKLTTQNQTVSSLETPPALQQLLEIFRQQYMAYLAYMQSPQYKQHVQMEIDKENLRKQDLQNKMFQLEKQITNLQKDSVGVLKARLNELGIDASNPDDFLSQAKTIVHEHKELEKQASTLSTQIRNLETEQQKLMNAQTLAEKNGIGHDNTRKNGFLQPVYTQDYLWKEVTAFYSRKRQLVSQVMKLEEEVKKLEAMNAFADNKSFLPDTPAPTPKALSPKHCSKRKSSASSSPAQVTCKTEGKPHELVTGDVNSMISKLKNDVTSALIGNLGRNGIVGDVKSGDENCERSFKHPDLSIKGLLECTKPVKMDGKGDAGIVSSNVEHSYASSDVVKNLKLSKPTVLNGVRAPNGVITVSSLHVPNKPLVNSPTSPATNVKNIPTNKQTDLKTMTDENKLRLSLANDLINFRESFDGRANGANTNKLSEVTYSPISRPSSRSSTESTPSGMEVTASPDILLPGGTAPRVVKTTVAAQPLKVASSHTLTTSVRSHSLTTQSAYHSAGATVSILSPGTYLSSLPNQKHVNKISKAVTTPVKTSKQVTAVSNPQHPIQQLPPKPKDAPRVIPHVAQAVRPAPLPVQTQMVQDRPGMLQNVQAATVQGSKVQKAESGSPTTKNWQAQINSGFDALVAFASSELDRNRELKRKNLSEDPTRSVSKTYGTPPLSKYAKSTKCMRGMDGKGMFSGVKKPMGSFGSSALAKCAKLQGVSSTTSRSPGSSSTGPRTPPGSPPAERKGPCTPPGSPKDHGRKSRSRSESMGRSRSRSHSYSSRSRSRSSSGSRSRSSSRSRSRRSSSLSSLSSDSSDDERKKAKNGSAVQLSKTNLSAKNSPSNKQQTNHFYSRDINWNKSSDTNRLTNNNVNAFAGSPIQTNSSATCANIHVVNNNSFSGGGVMMMNTPPPTSSVNIGPPSGLTGSPFNNYSFPPRKDVVPPAPPTLPSGPKPSDPVPLPGMQLQHLPQGFQNSTYNEMPQMPNLNQPPPNRSSFNNNVNPGTPINQPRQTAPFPTLPDLSRPPPNTIFQRPLLCNNNSPISNSMPVGPHQNTNAPPPRPPMPSSGMGVSQRPNSVGPAFNVNSRPCVQGPSMNSPLRHQGDMPRSQFPDMQRSIPPGCGNPQDFVPPQLNYPPPPLSAPPQRMNQAPSLPNPTNPVSRMPPSMSTPPNGAARMPAYTSNNIPIGPRSDFSASRMSFPPMNAPPLNFSMNQGGLRPQYGQQMPPLSNSGWQQYPMGGR, encoded by the exons GTCTATGGTGAAACATCCTTTGAACTTGTGGACCAAATGATTCGCTCCATCAATTTCACAGAAGAGGACAGCTTCATAGACCTTGGCAGTG GTGTGGGACAAGTGGTGCTGCAGGTGGCGTCAGCCACCCCCTGCAAGATGTGTTATGGCATGGAGAAGGCGGAGTGGCCAGCCTTTTATCAAGGG GCCATGGACAGGGAGTTCCGAAAGTGGACAAGATGGTATGGGAAGAAATACAGTGACTATAAG TTGGAAAAGGGAGATTTTCTATGTGAAGAGATGAAAGATAGACTAAACAATGCAAC tGTGATATTTGTTAACAACTTTGCCTTTGGACCTCAGGTAGATCATCAG CTGAAACTCAGATTTTCCAACATGAAAGAAGGTGCTAAAATTGTGTCATCCAAAGCATTCTGTCCGCTCAACTTCAGAATCACAGACAGAAATCTCAGTG ATATTGGGACAATCATGCATGTAACGGAGCTGTCCCCACTATGTGGTGCCGTATCCTGGACCGGCAAACCATTTACCTACTATGTTCACACAATAGATAGAACGTTG tTAGAGAAATATTTCCTCAGGTTGAAAAATCCTAAAATGAAG GAAAATGCAGAAATCAGAAAGGATAGACGTGGAAGACCTATTACCTTTAAAGATAAAGTCAATCTAGTTGAAAAT GAGGATCAGAGGAACAAGAAGCGGCGTCGAGAACATGATGATCATAACTATCAAGCTGCTAAGATCATCGACTTTGACTCCGCCAGCAACACCAGCAATGCCACTACCGACGACAGTAGTCTGTATGGTCCCACAACACGTCGGGGCTGGGCTGAGTGGGTTGCTGCTAGACCCAAATCTCCAACATCCAGTATTGAACAGGATAATGATGAG CTGAACATGGAGCTAAGGGAAGAGGTGGATAAGGAGAAGAGGAAGAAGCAGGTGAAGCACTTGAAGAATGGAGCTCTGCAGAAGAAGAAGAGACGAGACCGGAAAG GTACGGACGATGTGACCTACAATGACCGCAGCATGACAGACCATTCCAGCTCTGTTTTCAAGCTTACTACTCAGAACCAGACTGTTTCATCTCTAGAAACACCACCTGCTCTGCAGCAGTTATTAG aAATCTTCCGGCAGCAATATATGGCATACTTGGCGTATATGCAGAGTCCACAGTATAAGCAGCATGTTCAGATGGAGATTGACAAAGAAAAT TTGAGGAAGCAGGATCTGCAGAACAAGATGTTCCAGCTTGAGAAGCAAATTACCAACCTGCAGAAGGACAGTGTGGGTGTGCTCAAGGCCAGGCTGAATGAG CTGGGAATTGATGCAAGCAACCCTGACGACTTCCTGTCGCAGGCGAAGACAATCGTCCATGAGCACAAAGAGCTGGAGAAGCAGGCTAGTACATTGTCCACACAGATCAGAAACCTCGAGACAGAGCAACAGAAGTTG ATGAATGCACAGACACTAGCAGAAAAGAATGGTATTGGCCATGACAATACAAGAAAG AATGGTTTCCTCCAACCCGTGTACACCCAGGACTATTTGTGGAAGGAAGTTACAGCATTCTATTCCCGCAAGAGACAACTGGTCAGTCAAGTGATGAAGTTGGAAGAAGAGGTGAAGAAGCTGGAGGCGATGAATGCCTTTGCTGACAACAAGTCCTTTCTCCCAGATACTCCAGCACCAACACCTAAAGCTCTGTCACCGAAACACTGTAGCAAGAGGAAGTCTTCGGCCTCCAGTAGCCCTGCACAAGTGACCTGCAAGACTGAGGGCAAGCCTCATGAGCTTGTCACTGGTGATGTCAACAGCATGATTTCCAAATTGAAGAATGATGTGACATCTGCCCTTATTGGAAATCTTGGAAGAAATGGGATTGTTGGAGATGTGAAAAGTGGTGATGAAAATTGTGAACGTTCATTTAAGCACCCTGATTTGTCGATTAAAGGTTTGCTGGAGTGTACCAAACCAGTTAAGATGGATGGGAAAGGGGATGCTGGAATAGTCAGTTCAAATGTTGAACATTCATACGCCTCATCAGATGTGGTCAAGAATTTAAAACTTAGTAAGCCCACAGTGTTGAATGGTGTCAGGGCACCCAATGGTGTGATAACTGTGTCATCACTACATGTACCAAACAAACCATTAGTAAACTCGCCTACATCTCCTGCCACTAATGTGAAGAACATTCCCACTAACAAACAAACTGATCTCAAAACCATGACGGACGAAAACAAACTTCGTTTGTCTTTAGCAAATGACTTGATTAACTTCCGTGAAAGTTTTGATGGACGAGCAAATGGAGCCAATACGAACAAGCTGTCAGAAGTGACTTACTCGCCAATAAGCCGGCCTAGCAGTCGTAGTAGCACAGAATCCACTCCTTCTGGAATGGAAGTGACTGCTAGTCCAGATATTCTTTTGCCCGGAGGGACAGCACCTAGAGTCGTGAAAACCACGGTGGCTGCACAACCTCTGAAAGTGGCATCATCTCACACCCTGACCACATCTGTGCGCTCCCACAGTCTGACGACTCAATCGGCGTATCATTCCGCGGGAGCTACTGTCAGTATCTTGTCTCCAGGGACATACCTCTCCTCATTGCCAAATcaaaaacatgttaacaagATCTCAAAGGCTGTGACTACACCTGTGAAGACATCGAAGCAAGTGACTGCGGTGTCCAACCCACAACACCCCATCCAACAATTACCTCCCAAACCCAAAGATGCTCCCAGAGTGATTCCTCATGTTGCACAAGCAGTACGCCCAGCACCTCTGCCTGTACAGACTCAGATGGTTCAAGATAGACCAGGAATGTTGCAGAACGTCCAGGCAGCAACAGTTCAAG GTTCTAAGGTGCAGAAGGCTGAGAGTGGATCTCCCACCACCAAAAACTGGCAGGCTCAGATTAACAGTGGCTTCGATGCACTTGTAGCATTTGCTTCATCAGAGTTAGATCGCAATCGAGAGTTAAAAAGGAAGAATTTGAGTGAGGATCCTACACGATCTGTTAGCAAGACTTATGGAACACCACCACTTAGTAAATATGCCAAATCTACAAAATGTATGCGAGGAATGGATGGGAAAGGCATGTTTTCTGGGGTGAAAAAGCCGATGGGTTCATTTGGGAGTTCAGCTTTAGCTAAGTGTGCCAAACTACAAGGTGTTTCTTCCACCACTAGTCGCTCCCCAGGGTCATCGTCTACAGGACCCAGAACCCCGCCAGGTTCACCTCCTGCTGAAAGAAAGGGGCCATGTACACCCCCCGGCTCCCCAAAGGACCATGGTAGGAAAAGTAGGAGTCGTAGTGAGAGTATGGGCCGGAGTCGCTCTCGCTCACATAGCTACTCTTCTCGGAGCAGAAGTCGGTCAAGTAGTGGCAGTCGTAGTAGGAGTTCATCACGCAGCCGTTCACGGCGCAGTAGTAGTCTGAGTAGTTTGTCAAGTGACAGTAGTGACGATGAACGCAAGAAGGCAAAGAATGGCAGTGCAGTGCAGCTCAGCAAGACCAACTTATCTGCCAAAAACTCACCTTCAAACAAGCAGCAGACTAATCATTTCTATTCGAGAGACATCAATTGGAATAAATCCAGTGATACCAACAGGCTAACCAATAATAATGTTAATGCCTTTGCAGGGAGTCCAATACAAACTAACAGTTCCGCTACATGTGCCAATATACATGTTGTTAACAACAATAGCTTCAGTGGAGgaggtgtgatgatgatgaatactCCACCACCAACTTCCAGTGTAAACATTGGGCCTCCTTCAGGATTAACTGGTTCACCATTCAACAACTACTCATTCCCTCCCCGTAAAGACGTTGTGCCCCCAGCCCCACCTACTCTTCCATCTGGTCCCAAACCGTCTGACCCTGTTCCACTCCCTGGTATGCAGCTACAACATCTACCGCAGGGGTTCCAGAACAGCACCTATAATGAAATGCCCCAGATGCCCAATTTGAATCAGCCCCCTCCAAACAGATCATCATTCAACAATAATGTCAACCCTGGAACACCAATTAACCAGCCTCGACAAACAGCACCATTTCCAACATTACCTGATTTGAGTCGTCCACCACCCAACACTATTTTCCAAAGGCCTCTTCTTTGTAATAACAATTCACCCATCTCTAATTCCATGCCTGTGGGACCACATCAAAATACTAATGCCCCTCCTCCACGTCCACCAATGCCTAGTTCTGGAATGGGGGTTTCACAGAGACCAAATTCGGTGGGTCCAGCGTTTAATGTCAATTCACGTCCATGCGTACAAGGTCCTTCAATGAACTCTCCCTTGCGTCACCAAGGGGACATGCCACGTTCCCAATTCCCTGACATGCAGCGGTCAATACCACCTGGGTGTGGAAACCCTCAAGACTTTGTACCCCCACAGCTGAACTACCCACCTCCTCCATTATCCGCCCCTCCCCAGAGAATGAACCAAGCTCCGTCACTACCAAACCCAACCAATCCAGTATCACGTATGCCCCCTTCTATGTCCACCCCACCTAATGGGGCCGCCCGTATGCCTGCCTACACATCCAACAACATACCTATAGGCCCTCGTAGTGACTTCTCGGCCAGCAGGATGTCCTTCCCTCCAATGAATGCACCACCTTTAAACTTTTCCATGAACCAGGGTGGACTACGGCCACAATATGGCCAACAGATGCCACCACTGAGTAACTCTGGTTGGCAACAGTATCCGATGGGAGGCAGGTGA
- the LOC137290211 gene encoding histone-lysine N-methyltransferase, H3 lysine-79 specific-like isoform X8 yields the protein MTQELKLHSPAGAEPAVYQWPIPGSDGRDGAHEIIDTIRWVCEDFPELKQSMDPKLIQGTDSKSYESLKRLCDIYNNNLDSALQLWKGTAHTYQLNKRPSTTLLKHILQQCYNHAVTDPEKLNQYEPFSPEVYGETSFELVDQMIRSINFTEEDSFIDLGSGVGQVVLQVASATPCKMCYGMEKAEWPAFYQGAMDREFRKWTRWYGKKYSDYKLEKGDFLCEEMKDRLNNATVIFVNNFAFGPQVDHQLKLRFSNMKEGAKIVSSKAFCPLNFRITDRNLSDIGTIMHVTELSPLCGAVSWTGKPFTYYVHTIDRTLLEKYFLRLKNPKMKENAEIRKDRRGRPITFKDKVNLVENEDQRNKKRRREHDDHNYQAAKIIDFDSASNTSNATTDDSSLYGPTTRRGWAEWVAARPKSPTSSIEQDNDELNMELREEVDKEKRKKQVKHLKNGALQKKKRRDRKGTDDVTYNDRSMTDHSSSVFKLTTQNQTVSSLETPPALQQLLEIFRQQYMAYLAYMQSPQYKQHVQMEIDKENLRKQDLQNKMFQLEKQITNLQKDSVGVLKARLNELGIDASNPDDFLSQAKTIVHEHKELEKQMNAQTLAEKNGIGHDNTRKNGFLQPVYTQDYLWKEVTAFYSRKRQLVSQVMKLEEEVKKLEAMNAFADNKSFLPDTPAPTPKALSPKHCSKRKSSASSSPAQVTCKTEGKPHELVTGDVNSMISKLKNDVTSALIGNLGRNGIVGDVKSGDENCERSFKHPDLSIKGLLECTKPVKMDGKGDAGIVSSNVEHSYASSDVVKNLKLSKPTVLNGVRAPNGVITVSSLHVPNKPLVNSPTSPATNVKNIPTNKQTDLKTMTDENKLRLSLANDLINFRESFDGRANGANTNKLSEVTYSPISRPSSRSSTESTPSGMEVTASPDILLPGGTAPRVVKTTVAAQPLKVASSHTLTTSVRSHSLTTQSAYHSAGATVSILSPGTYLSSLPNQKHVNKISKAVTTPVKTSKQVTAVSNPQHPIQQLPPKPKDAPRVIPHVAQAVRPAPLPVQTQMVQDRPGMLQNVQAATVQGSKVQKAESGSPTTKNWQAQINSGFDALVAFASSELDRNRELKRKNLSEDPTRSVSKTYGTPPLSKYAKSTKCMRGMDGKGMFSGVKKPMGSFGSSALAKCAKLQGVSSTTSRSPGSSSTGPRTPPGSPPAERKGPCTPPGSPKDHGRKSRSRSESMGRSRSRSHSYSSRSRSRSSSGSRSRSSSRSRSRRSSSLSSLSSDSSDDERKKAKNGSAVQLSKTNLSAKNSPSNKQQTNHFYSRDINWNKSSDTNRLTNNNVNAFAGSPIQTNSSATCANIHVVNNNSFSGGGVMMMNTPPPTSSVNIGPPSGLTGSPFNNYSFPPRKDVVPPAPPTLPSGPKPSDPVPLPGMQLQHLPQGFQNSTYNEMPQMPNLNQPPPNRSSFNNNVNPGTPINQPRQTAPFPTLPDLSRPPPNTIFQRPLLCNNNSPISNSMPVGPHQNTNAPPPRPPMPSSGMGVSQRPNSVGPAFNVNSRPCVQGPSMNSPLRHQGDMPRSQFPDMQRSIPPGCGNPQDFVPPQLNYPPPPLSAPPQRMNQAPSLPNPTNPVSRMPPSMSTPPNGAARMPAYTSNNIPIGPRSDFSASRMSFPPMNAPPLNFSMNQGGLRPQYGQQMPPLSNSGWQQYPMGGR from the exons GTCTATGGTGAAACATCCTTTGAACTTGTGGACCAAATGATTCGCTCCATCAATTTCACAGAAGAGGACAGCTTCATAGACCTTGGCAGTG GTGTGGGACAAGTGGTGCTGCAGGTGGCGTCAGCCACCCCCTGCAAGATGTGTTATGGCATGGAGAAGGCGGAGTGGCCAGCCTTTTATCAAGGG GCCATGGACAGGGAGTTCCGAAAGTGGACAAGATGGTATGGGAAGAAATACAGTGACTATAAG TTGGAAAAGGGAGATTTTCTATGTGAAGAGATGAAAGATAGACTAAACAATGCAAC tGTGATATTTGTTAACAACTTTGCCTTTGGACCTCAGGTAGATCATCAG CTGAAACTCAGATTTTCCAACATGAAAGAAGGTGCTAAAATTGTGTCATCCAAAGCATTCTGTCCGCTCAACTTCAGAATCACAGACAGAAATCTCAGTG ATATTGGGACAATCATGCATGTAACGGAGCTGTCCCCACTATGTGGTGCCGTATCCTGGACCGGCAAACCATTTACCTACTATGTTCACACAATAGATAGAACGTTG tTAGAGAAATATTTCCTCAGGTTGAAAAATCCTAAAATGAAG GAAAATGCAGAAATCAGAAAGGATAGACGTGGAAGACCTATTACCTTTAAAGATAAAGTCAATCTAGTTGAAAAT GAGGATCAGAGGAACAAGAAGCGGCGTCGAGAACATGATGATCATAACTATCAAGCTGCTAAGATCATCGACTTTGACTCCGCCAGCAACACCAGCAATGCCACTACCGACGACAGTAGTCTGTATGGTCCCACAACACGTCGGGGCTGGGCTGAGTGGGTTGCTGCTAGACCCAAATCTCCAACATCCAGTATTGAACAGGATAATGATGAG CTGAACATGGAGCTAAGGGAAGAGGTGGATAAGGAGAAGAGGAAGAAGCAGGTGAAGCACTTGAAGAATGGAGCTCTGCAGAAGAAGAAGAGACGAGACCGGAAAG GTACGGACGATGTGACCTACAATGACCGCAGCATGACAGACCATTCCAGCTCTGTTTTCAAGCTTACTACTCAGAACCAGACTGTTTCATCTCTAGAAACACCACCTGCTCTGCAGCAGTTATTAG aAATCTTCCGGCAGCAATATATGGCATACTTGGCGTATATGCAGAGTCCACAGTATAAGCAGCATGTTCAGATGGAGATTGACAAAGAAAAT TTGAGGAAGCAGGATCTGCAGAACAAGATGTTCCAGCTTGAGAAGCAAATTACCAACCTGCAGAAGGACAGTGTGGGTGTGCTCAAGGCCAGGCTGAATGAG CTGGGAATTGATGCAAGCAACCCTGACGACTTCCTGTCGCAGGCGAAGACAATCGTCCATGAGCACAAAGAGCTGGAGAAGCAG ATGAATGCACAGACACTAGCAGAAAAGAATGGTATTGGCCATGACAATACAAGAAAG AATGGTTTCCTCCAACCCGTGTACACCCAGGACTATTTGTGGAAGGAAGTTACAGCATTCTATTCCCGCAAGAGACAACTGGTCAGTCAAGTGATGAAGTTGGAAGAAGAGGTGAAGAAGCTGGAGGCGATGAATGCCTTTGCTGACAACAAGTCCTTTCTCCCAGATACTCCAGCACCAACACCTAAAGCTCTGTCACCGAAACACTGTAGCAAGAGGAAGTCTTCGGCCTCCAGTAGCCCTGCACAAGTGACCTGCAAGACTGAGGGCAAGCCTCATGAGCTTGTCACTGGTGATGTCAACAGCATGATTTCCAAATTGAAGAATGATGTGACATCTGCCCTTATTGGAAATCTTGGAAGAAATGGGATTGTTGGAGATGTGAAAAGTGGTGATGAAAATTGTGAACGTTCATTTAAGCACCCTGATTTGTCGATTAAAGGTTTGCTGGAGTGTACCAAACCAGTTAAGATGGATGGGAAAGGGGATGCTGGAATAGTCAGTTCAAATGTTGAACATTCATACGCCTCATCAGATGTGGTCAAGAATTTAAAACTTAGTAAGCCCACAGTGTTGAATGGTGTCAGGGCACCCAATGGTGTGATAACTGTGTCATCACTACATGTACCAAACAAACCATTAGTAAACTCGCCTACATCTCCTGCCACTAATGTGAAGAACATTCCCACTAACAAACAAACTGATCTCAAAACCATGACGGACGAAAACAAACTTCGTTTGTCTTTAGCAAATGACTTGATTAACTTCCGTGAAAGTTTTGATGGACGAGCAAATGGAGCCAATACGAACAAGCTGTCAGAAGTGACTTACTCGCCAATAAGCCGGCCTAGCAGTCGTAGTAGCACAGAATCCACTCCTTCTGGAATGGAAGTGACTGCTAGTCCAGATATTCTTTTGCCCGGAGGGACAGCACCTAGAGTCGTGAAAACCACGGTGGCTGCACAACCTCTGAAAGTGGCATCATCTCACACCCTGACCACATCTGTGCGCTCCCACAGTCTGACGACTCAATCGGCGTATCATTCCGCGGGAGCTACTGTCAGTATCTTGTCTCCAGGGACATACCTCTCCTCATTGCCAAATcaaaaacatgttaacaagATCTCAAAGGCTGTGACTACACCTGTGAAGACATCGAAGCAAGTGACTGCGGTGTCCAACCCACAACACCCCATCCAACAATTACCTCCCAAACCCAAAGATGCTCCCAGAGTGATTCCTCATGTTGCACAAGCAGTACGCCCAGCACCTCTGCCTGTACAGACTCAGATGGTTCAAGATAGACCAGGAATGTTGCAGAACGTCCAGGCAGCAACAGTTCAAG GTTCTAAGGTGCAGAAGGCTGAGAGTGGATCTCCCACCACCAAAAACTGGCAGGCTCAGATTAACAGTGGCTTCGATGCACTTGTAGCATTTGCTTCATCAGAGTTAGATCGCAATCGAGAGTTAAAAAGGAAGAATTTGAGTGAGGATCCTACACGATCTGTTAGCAAGACTTATGGAACACCACCACTTAGTAAATATGCCAAATCTACAAAATGTATGCGAGGAATGGATGGGAAAGGCATGTTTTCTGGGGTGAAAAAGCCGATGGGTTCATTTGGGAGTTCAGCTTTAGCTAAGTGTGCCAAACTACAAGGTGTTTCTTCCACCACTAGTCGCTCCCCAGGGTCATCGTCTACAGGACCCAGAACCCCGCCAGGTTCACCTCCTGCTGAAAGAAAGGGGCCATGTACACCCCCCGGCTCCCCAAAGGACCATGGTAGGAAAAGTAGGAGTCGTAGTGAGAGTATGGGCCGGAGTCGCTCTCGCTCACATAGCTACTCTTCTCGGAGCAGAAGTCGGTCAAGTAGTGGCAGTCGTAGTAGGAGTTCATCACGCAGCCGTTCACGGCGCAGTAGTAGTCTGAGTAGTTTGTCAAGTGACAGTAGTGACGATGAACGCAAGAAGGCAAAGAATGGCAGTGCAGTGCAGCTCAGCAAGACCAACTTATCTGCCAAAAACTCACCTTCAAACAAGCAGCAGACTAATCATTTCTATTCGAGAGACATCAATTGGAATAAATCCAGTGATACCAACAGGCTAACCAATAATAATGTTAATGCCTTTGCAGGGAGTCCAATACAAACTAACAGTTCCGCTACATGTGCCAATATACATGTTGTTAACAACAATAGCTTCAGTGGAGgaggtgtgatgatgatgaatactCCACCACCAACTTCCAGTGTAAACATTGGGCCTCCTTCAGGATTAACTGGTTCACCATTCAACAACTACTCATTCCCTCCCCGTAAAGACGTTGTGCCCCCAGCCCCACCTACTCTTCCATCTGGTCCCAAACCGTCTGACCCTGTTCCACTCCCTGGTATGCAGCTACAACATCTACCGCAGGGGTTCCAGAACAGCACCTATAATGAAATGCCCCAGATGCCCAATTTGAATCAGCCCCCTCCAAACAGATCATCATTCAACAATAATGTCAACCCTGGAACACCAATTAACCAGCCTCGACAAACAGCACCATTTCCAACATTACCTGATTTGAGTCGTCCACCACCCAACACTATTTTCCAAAGGCCTCTTCTTTGTAATAACAATTCACCCATCTCTAATTCCATGCCTGTGGGACCACATCAAAATACTAATGCCCCTCCTCCACGTCCACCAATGCCTAGTTCTGGAATGGGGGTTTCACAGAGACCAAATTCGGTGGGTCCAGCGTTTAATGTCAATTCACGTCCATGCGTACAAGGTCCTTCAATGAACTCTCCCTTGCGTCACCAAGGGGACATGCCACGTTCCCAATTCCCTGACATGCAGCGGTCAATACCACCTGGGTGTGGAAACCCTCAAGACTTTGTACCCCCACAGCTGAACTACCCACCTCCTCCATTATCCGCCCCTCCCCAGAGAATGAACCAAGCTCCGTCACTACCAAACCCAACCAATCCAGTATCACGTATGCCCCCTTCTATGTCCACCCCACCTAATGGGGCCGCCCGTATGCCTGCCTACACATCCAACAACATACCTATAGGCCCTCGTAGTGACTTCTCGGCCAGCAGGATGTCCTTCCCTCCAATGAATGCACCACCTTTAAACTTTTCCATGAACCAGGGTGGACTACGGCCACAATATGGCCAACAGATGCCACCACTGAGTAACTCTGGTTGGCAACAGTATCCGATGGGAGGCAGGTGA